The segment ATAAATTTCAAATCACGTTGACTAATACTAAACTCAGAAGTAGCCGTCATAGGATCAAGGTTAGGATAGTTTTCTGCCGATAAAGTAATTAAGGTAAAACGGCTTTTTTTAGATTTAAGAATTAATTTATTATCCACTAATTCAAAATTTAACAAAGAACCAAGATCAAGATTTTTTAATATATCAAAAATCTTTTTTGCCGGAACAGTAAAATCAAAATTTAGACTACTATCTTCAATAGCAATAGAAGTCGTAATTTCAACTTCTAAATCAGTACCCGTAATCGTAAACTTTCCATCACTCACATTCACTAGGATATTTGATAAAATTGGTAGAGTCTGACGTTTTTCAACAACACCAATAACAGATTGTATGGCTGGTAATAGTTCGTCAATACCAATAGAAAATTTCATTATTAAATATCCCTCAGAAATATTATTTTATTAAAAACATATAATAATTAAATGTATGCAATATAGCTATAGTTAACAGGTAAGCTGTCGATGGAGATTAGTATAATCTTCTTCGACTATTACTTCTTCACTGCGTAACTCTTCAATTTTTCGACAAGCATAGAGCACAGTCGTGTGGTCACGACCACCAAATGCATCACCAATTTCAGGTAGACTATGATTGGTCAATTGTTTAGCCAAAGCCATTGCCACTTGTCTTGGTCTGGCGACAGAACGTGTGCGACGCTTAGAGTGTAAATCAGCCACTCGAATTTTATAATACTCAGCCACTATTTTTTGAATATTTTCAATTGATACCTGCTTGTCCTGTAAGGCAATTAAATCATGCAAGGCAATTTTGGCAAATTCAACTGAAATTTTCTGACCCTGAAAACGTGCTGTTGCAATCACTCGACGTAGTGCTCCCTCGAGTTCACGAATATTGGAACGAATACGTTGAGCAATAAAAAAGGCCACATCTTGTGGCAGATCTATATTTGCCTGAGCTGCTTTGGATAATAAAATAGCCACACGGGTTTCCGTATCAGGCAGATCAATAGCGACTGTTAAGCCCCAACCAAAACGAGATTTTAAACGTTCTTCTAAACCTGACACCTCTTTTGGAAAAGTATCACAGGTCATTATAATTTGCTTTTGACCTTCTAACAAAGCGTTAAAGGTATGAAAGAATTCTTCTTGTGATCTTTCCTTACCAGCAAAAAATTGAATATCATCGATCAACAATACATCAACAGAGCGATAGAAATTTTTAAATTGATCAATCGTTTTATTTTGTAAAGCAGTAATCATCTCTTGTACAAAGCGTTCTGAATGCAGGTATATCACTCTAGAATCTGGGTTATC is part of the sulfur-oxidizing endosymbiont of Gigantopelta aegis genome and harbors:
- the dnaA gene encoding chromosomal replication initiator protein DnaA; amino-acid sequence: MKSDLWEKCLLTLEKEVPAHEYKIWVLPLQAKLISEVQMVLFAPNKFVIEFVKKRFLANISDIIAKLSDNLVTVELQVGSIKKKADPSITNNVSNSSSQRMGHSAKITSTGTFSSISDQISSTMKNNSAKKKDNSLKKYQSALNKDMSFDTFVEGKCNMLARAASLQIVETISDGTSNNNYNPFLIYGGVGLGKTHLIHALGNIIMSDNPDSRVIYLHSERFVQEMITALQNKTIDQFKNFYRSVDVLLIDDIQFFAGKERSQEEFFHTFNALLEGQKQIIMTCDTFPKEVSGLEERLKSRFGWGLTVAIDLPDTETRVAILLSKAAQANIDLPQDVAFFIAQRIRSNIRELEGALRRVIATARFQGQKISVEFAKIALHDLIALQDKQVSIENIQKIVAEYYKIRVADLHSKRRTRSVARPRQVAMALAKQLTNHSLPEIGDAFGGRDHTTVLYACRKIEELRSEEVIVEEDYTNLHRQLTC